One window of the Chitinimonas sp. BJYL2 genome contains the following:
- a CDS encoding tetratricopeptide repeat protein, with product MRTLPLLLLLASLSATADFKAGREAYQAGDLVKAANEFTDAANKGDVRAQTELGNLYERGEGVAPDFAKAGFWYRKAADKAYMPAQTALGYLYERGLGVARDYAQAMQWYRKAADKGHALAQNNVGVLLENGWGVKQDFAKAVEWYRKAVDQGLPLAQTNLGFMYAEGRGVPKDNAQAVLLYRKAADAGFPQAQNNLGYMYASGRGLKQDFAEAKLWYERAAKEGNGQAMLNLALMHQNARGVPQDSARAIDWLTRAGNVGYRPAIQRLVKIYTEGLWGEKPDTAAAADWAKKLN from the coding sequence ATGCGCACCCTCCCCTTGCTGTTGCTACTCGCCAGCCTGTCCGCAACGGCGGATTTCAAAGCAGGGAGAGAGGCCTATCAGGCCGGTGACCTGGTCAAAGCGGCCAATGAGTTTACCGACGCTGCCAACAAGGGTGACGTACGCGCCCAGACCGAACTCGGCAATCTTTACGAGCGTGGCGAAGGCGTGGCGCCCGACTTTGCCAAGGCTGGTTTCTGGTATCGCAAGGCCGCAGACAAGGCCTATATGCCCGCCCAAACCGCGCTGGGCTATCTGTATGAACGCGGCCTTGGTGTTGCGCGGGATTACGCTCAGGCCATGCAGTGGTATCGCAAAGCGGCTGACAAGGGGCACGCACTTGCTCAGAACAATGTTGGCGTGTTGCTGGAAAACGGCTGGGGCGTGAAGCAGGATTTTGCCAAGGCGGTGGAGTGGTATCGCAAGGCGGTGGATCAGGGCCTGCCGCTGGCGCAGACGAATCTGGGCTTCATGTACGCGGAAGGTCGCGGCGTGCCCAAGGATAATGCTCAGGCCGTGCTGCTATACCGCAAGGCCGCGGATGCCGGCTTCCCGCAAGCACAGAACAACCTTGGCTACATGTATGCCAGCGGTCGCGGGCTGAAGCAGGACTTTGCGGAGGCCAAGCTGTGGTACGAACGCGCCGCCAAGGAAGGCAACGGACAGGCCATGCTGAATCTCGCGTTAATGCACCAGAACGCCCGCGGTGTGCCGCAGGACAGCGCGCGTGCGATAGATTGGCTCACCCGTGCCGGCAATGTCGGTTACCGCCCCGCCATCCAGCGTCTGGTCAAGATCTACACCGAGGGCCTGTGGGGTGAAAAACCCGATACGGCAGCGGCGGCAGACTGGGCCAAGAAGCTCAACTGA
- a CDS encoding Flp family type IVb pilin, which yields MKRVDNIRVALRNLPKRQRGQGMTEYIIIVALIAVAAIGVYSLFGQTIRAQVSGLASEVSGTSATGAISSAQSAASSARTTATQSKGMGSYGN from the coding sequence ATGAAACGTGTGGACAACATCCGCGTCGCACTGCGTAACCTGCCCAAGCGTCAACGTGGCCAGGGCATGACCGAATACATCATCATCGTTGCCCTGATCGCTGTGGCTGCCATTGGCGTATACAGCCTGTTTGGCCAGACCATCCGTGCGCAGGTGTCGGGTCTGGCATCGGAAGTGTCGGGTACGAGCGCTACCGGCGCCATCTCCAGCGCACAGAGCGCCGCGAGCAGCGCACGCACCACGGCCACCCAGTCCAAGGGCATGGGCAGCTACGGCAACTGA
- a CDS encoding pilus assembly protein TadG-related protein, translated as MFTLRRSARLSEAAGKDQRGQALVFSLVTVAVVILVMLATFNVGQATLAKIRLQNAADAAVYSAAQAQARDYNFSAYTNRAMIANEVAVAQVVGLRSWAANFNKTYTSEFTWVPRMLTALGGPLASWMWNTPWNINKNIAKTFDSGLNTIGPVLVKGLNTLNQALNVAQMFYHYGTALTVAQTIGMSPGGLLTLLGVDLSGLPDEVTDVLNFGDSNNVLKMNDPEATLTAGGWLTAATSLYNWLRYTERKDPNVKPASATAKGADGAEADRLAGVVMNSLDPFSRDRSTRNAWYEGAPEVFYITPNPFVIDPTRFIPYQNGAFMMWLWHRGGTELKSVTAGGGASGYSKKTWTALDATGFTGGAIFWISILGIPIPIPIIIPTMPMGWGAAQAGKQIAGAPALGTNNNFQTPADEAYGGVYQGFNTALSGFRQRAQGAGNTMGCSFTDSGCTSDTSHGLKKYFDVKNTSTKANGGPTLLIEVQRASSTVPNSSKISKGRFEMAPGKPGDTDAMKALSRAEVYFSRPSKLWEREDGKKEFASLYSPYWQARLTPNSFLEKYASMMFHLL; from the coding sequence ATGTTTACCCTCCGGCGCTCCGCCCGTTTATCGGAAGCAGCAGGCAAAGACCAGCGCGGCCAAGCGCTGGTCTTTTCTTTGGTAACCGTCGCCGTGGTGATTCTGGTCATGCTGGCCACGTTCAACGTGGGTCAGGCTACGCTCGCCAAGATTCGATTGCAGAACGCGGCGGATGCGGCGGTCTACAGTGCAGCGCAGGCGCAGGCGCGTGATTACAATTTCAGCGCTTATACCAATCGCGCCATGATCGCCAACGAAGTGGCGGTTGCACAGGTGGTCGGCTTGCGCTCCTGGGCCGCCAATTTCAACAAGACCTACACCAGCGAGTTCACCTGGGTCCCCCGCATGCTGACTGCCCTGGGTGGGCCGTTGGCTAGCTGGATGTGGAACACCCCCTGGAACATCAACAAGAACATCGCCAAAACGTTCGACAGCGGCCTGAACACCATCGGCCCCGTGTTGGTGAAGGGACTGAATACGCTCAATCAGGCGCTGAATGTGGCGCAGATGTTCTACCACTACGGCACTGCACTCACCGTCGCTCAGACCATTGGCATGTCGCCGGGTGGTTTGCTCACGTTGCTTGGGGTCGATTTGTCAGGGCTACCTGATGAGGTTACTGACGTACTGAATTTTGGCGACAGCAACAATGTCCTCAAAATGAACGATCCTGAAGCCACCCTGACCGCTGGTGGCTGGCTGACCGCCGCCACGTCGCTCTACAACTGGCTGCGCTACACCGAGCGCAAGGATCCGAACGTCAAGCCGGCATCGGCCACGGCCAAGGGGGCCGACGGCGCCGAAGCGGATCGTCTGGCGGGTGTGGTGATGAACTCCCTCGACCCCTTCTCCCGCGATCGCAGTACCCGCAACGCTTGGTACGAGGGCGCGCCGGAAGTGTTTTACATCACACCCAATCCGTTCGTGATTGACCCGACCCGCTTCATTCCGTATCAGAACGGCGCGTTCATGATGTGGCTCTGGCACCGCGGGGGCACCGAACTCAAGTCGGTAACCGCTGGCGGCGGTGCCTCGGGCTATTCGAAGAAGACCTGGACGGCACTCGATGCCACCGGCTTTACCGGCGGCGCCATTTTCTGGATTTCGATTCTGGGTATTCCGATCCCAATCCCCATCATCATCCCCACCATGCCAATGGGCTGGGGGGCGGCACAGGCCGGCAAGCAGATCGCCGGTGCGCCTGCCCTGGGCACGAACAATAATTTCCAGACCCCCGCCGATGAGGCCTATGGCGGGGTCTATCAGGGTTTCAATACGGCACTGTCGGGATTCAGGCAGCGTGCACAAGGTGCGGGCAATACGATGGGCTGCAGCTTTACCGACTCGGGCTGTACCTCGGATACGAGCCACGGGTTGAAGAAGTATTTCGACGTCAAGAACACGAGTACAAAGGCAAATGGAGGCCCCACGCTGCTGATCGAGGTGCAGCGCGCGTCTTCCACCGTCCCCAATTCCAGCAAGATCAGTAAGGGCCGCTTTGAAATGGCCCCCGGTAAACCCGGCGATACGGATGCGATGAAAGCCTTGTCACGCGCCGAGGTCTATTTTTCGCGGCCCAGCAAACTCTGGGAGCGAGAGGACGGTAAGAAGGAGTTTGCCAGCCTTTACAGCCCTTACTGGCAGGCCCGGCTCACGCCGAACAGTTTCCTTGAGAAGTATGCTTCCATGATGTTCCACCTGCTATGA